Proteins encoded together in one Camelina sativa cultivar DH55 chromosome 9, Cs, whole genome shotgun sequence window:
- the LOC104714830 gene encoding dof zinc finger protein DOF1.8 isoform X1 codes for MDTAKWPQEFVVKPMNEIVTNTCLKQPNPPPPAATPVERKARPERDQALNCPRCNSLNTKFCYYNNYSLTQPRYFCKDCRRYWTEGGSLRNIPVGGGIRKNKRSSSNSNSSSSSSPSSSSSSKKPLFSNTPSPLPQLNPKIGEAAAAATTAKVQDLAFPQGFGNAHEVKDLNLAFSQGFGIGGHHHHSIPEFLQVVPSSMKNNNNPLVSTSSALELLGISNSSASSNSRPAFMSFPNVHDYTASGFGMSYPQFQDFMRPALGFSLDGGYGGDPLHQEEGSSVTTNNGRPSLQFESLKLPVSSPSTNSGGNVKENDQHSDHEHEKDEGEADHSVGFWNGMLSAGTTSAASGGGSWH; via the exons ATGGACACTGCTAAATGGCctcag gagtttGTTGTGAAGCCAATGAACGAGATCGTGACGAACACATGCCTGAAACAGCcgaatcctcctcctcctgctgcTACTCCGGTTGAGAGGAAGGCAAGACCGGAGAGAGACCAAGCTTTGAACTGTCCAAGATGCAACTCTCTTAACACCAAGTTCTGTTACTACAACAACTACAGCCTCACTCAGCCCAGGTACTTCTGTAAAGACTGCCGTCGGTATTGGACCGAAGGTGGTTCTCTCCGGAACATCCCCGTCGGCGGTGGCATCAGGAAGAACAAGAGATCTTCTTCCAATTCcaattcctcttcctcttcatcaccctcctcctcttcttcatccaagAAACCTCTTTTCTCCAACACCCCTTCGCCGCTCCCTCAGCTAAACCCTAAGATCGGTGAAGCGGCAGCGGCGGCTACTACTGCTAAAGTTCAAGACTTGGCGTTTCCACAAGGGTTTGGGAACGCCCACGAAGTTAAAGATCTCAACTTGGCGTTTTCTCAAGGGTTTGGGATTGgtggtcatcatcatcacagtATCCCTGAGTTCCTGCAAGTAGTACCCAGcagcatgaagaacaacaacaacccacTTGTCTCAACCTCCTCTGCTTTGGAGCTTTTAGGGATCTCTAATTCCTCCGCTTCCTCTAATTCACGCCCTGCTTTCATGTCTTTTCCAAATGTTCACGATTACACAGCTTCTGGTTTTGGTATGAGTTACCCACAGTTTCAAGACTTCATGAGACCAGCTTTGGGCTTCTCCCTTGATGGTGGGTATGGTGGGGATCCTCTACATCAAGAAGAGGGTTCCAGTGTCACTACTAATAATGGAAGGCCTTCACTGCAATTTGAGAGCCTGAAACTTCCAGTTTCATCACCAAGCACCAATAGTGGTGGCAATGTGAAAGAGAATGATCAGCATAGTGATCATGAACATGAGaaagatgaaggagaagctgACCACTCTGTTGGGTTTTGGAATGGCATGTTGAGTGCTGGCACTACTTCTGCTGCATCTGGTGGTGGATCATGGCACTGA
- the LOC104714830 gene encoding dof zinc finger protein DOF1.8 isoform X2, with protein MDTAKWPQEFVVKPMNEIVTNTCLKQPNPPPPAATPVERKARPERDQALNCPRCNSLNTKFCYYNNYSLTQPRYFCKDCRRYWTEGGSLRNIPVGGGIRKNKRSSSNSNSSSSSSPSSSSSSKKPLFSNTPSPLPQLNPKIGEAAAAATTAKVQDLAFPQGFGNAHEVKDLNLAFSQGFGIGGHHHHSNPLVSTSSALELLGISNSSASSNSRPAFMSFPNVHDYTASGFGMSYPQFQDFMRPALGFSLDGGYGGDPLHQEEGSSVTTNNGRPSLQFESLKLPVSSPSTNSGGNVKENDQHSDHEHEKDEGEADHSVGFWNGMLSAGTTSAASGGGSWH; from the exons ATGGACACTGCTAAATGGCctcag gagtttGTTGTGAAGCCAATGAACGAGATCGTGACGAACACATGCCTGAAACAGCcgaatcctcctcctcctgctgcTACTCCGGTTGAGAGGAAGGCAAGACCGGAGAGAGACCAAGCTTTGAACTGTCCAAGATGCAACTCTCTTAACACCAAGTTCTGTTACTACAACAACTACAGCCTCACTCAGCCCAGGTACTTCTGTAAAGACTGCCGTCGGTATTGGACCGAAGGTGGTTCTCTCCGGAACATCCCCGTCGGCGGTGGCATCAGGAAGAACAAGAGATCTTCTTCCAATTCcaattcctcttcctcttcatcaccctcctcctcttcttcatccaagAAACCTCTTTTCTCCAACACCCCTTCGCCGCTCCCTCAGCTAAACCCTAAGATCGGTGAAGCGGCAGCGGCGGCTACTACTGCTAAAGTTCAAGACTTGGCGTTTCCACAAGGGTTTGGGAACGCCCACGAAGTTAAAGATCTCAACTTGGCGTTTTCTCAAGGGTTTGGGATTGgtggtcatcatcatcacagt aacccacTTGTCTCAACCTCCTCTGCTTTGGAGCTTTTAGGGATCTCTAATTCCTCCGCTTCCTCTAATTCACGCCCTGCTTTCATGTCTTTTCCAAATGTTCACGATTACACAGCTTCTGGTTTTGGTATGAGTTACCCACAGTTTCAAGACTTCATGAGACCAGCTTTGGGCTTCTCCCTTGATGGTGGGTATGGTGGGGATCCTCTACATCAAGAAGAGGGTTCCAGTGTCACTACTAATAATGGAAGGCCTTCACTGCAATTTGAGAGCCTGAAACTTCCAGTTTCATCACCAAGCACCAATAGTGGTGGCAATGTGAAAGAGAATGATCAGCATAGTGATCATGAACATGAGaaagatgaaggagaagctgACCACTCTGTTGGGTTTTGGAATGGCATGTTGAGTGCTGGCACTACTTCTGCTGCATCTGGTGGTGGATCATGGCACTGA